In Carya illinoinensis cultivar Pawnee chromosome 10, C.illinoinensisPawnee_v1, whole genome shotgun sequence, one DNA window encodes the following:
- the LOC122279712 gene encoding growth-regulating factor 3-like isoform X2, which translates to MPNTPKNEYLNRPNQKQLKHHLPSLSMDFHLKELRNQPELQKQPSATVPKPFLGHHQQQPRPSGSALPLFAPEHNSKISSLSTFPDSELGATRFPRIGSYFSLAQWQELEQQALIFRYLVAGAAVPPELLQPIKKSLLHTPYFLHHSLQHYPHYQPTMLQSRYWGRAALDPEPGRCRRTDGKKWRCSREVVAGQKYCERHVHRGRNRSRKPVEIPTSITTTNSATAAFSGGETLKATTPIAALPLETVAGAIHFALSGPSPSSIDLLQLNPSFAGSKTDNKGLFEAQNEESADGRSDSHILRPFFDDWPRSLQEYDNAGSNASPMNSATCHSLSTPGNPSSDVSLKLSTGVGEEPGSRDGNAEPGQLHMDWAAAGWATNHVTSMGGPLAEALRSSTSKSSPTSVLHQLPRASASQASVVGT; encoded by the exons ATGCCCAACACACCAAAAAACGAGTATTTAAACCGACCAAACCAGAAGCAGCTAAAACATCATCTCCCCTCTCTTTCCATGGACTTCCATCTGAAGGAACTGAGAAATCAGCCTGAGTTACAGAAACAACCTTCTGCAACGGTACCAAAACCCTTCCTTGGGCACCATCAACAACAGCCACGTCCATCTGGCTCTGCTCTCCCTTTGTTTGCACCCGAACACAACAGCAAAATCAGCTCCCTGTCAACATTTCCTGATTCAGAGTTAGGTGCAACCAGATTTCCCA GGATAGGTAGCTATTTTAGCTTGGCTCAGTGGCAGGAGCTTGAGCAGCAGGCTTTGATATTCAGGTACCTGGTGGCAGGTGCTGCTGTTCCTCCTGAACTTCTCCAGCCAATAAAGAAGAGCCTTCTTCATACTCCATATTTCCTGCATCACTCTCTTCAGCATTACCCACATTATCAGCCTACTA TGCTGCAATCACGGTACTGGGGAAGAGCAGCCCTGGATCCAGAGCCCGGGCGTTGCCGGAGAACGGACGGCAAAAAATGGCGGTGCTCGAGGGAAGTGGTGGCTGGTCAGAAGTACTGTGAGCGCCACGTGCATCGAGGCCGAAACCGTTCAAGAAAGCCTGTGGAAATCCCCACATCCATCACTACCACTAACTCTGCTACCGCAGCTTTTAGTGGTGGTGAGACTCTCAAAGCCACCACTCCCATTGCCGCTCTGCCCTTGGAAACGGTGGCTGGTGCAATCCATTTTGCACTTTCAGGACCATCCCCTTCCAGTATTGATCTCCTCCAGCTTAATCCAAG TTTCGCAGGGTCCAAAACTGATAACAAGGGCCTCTTTGAAGCCCAAAATGAGGAATCTGCAGATGGTAGATCTGATAGCCATATCCTGCGCCCTTTTTTCGATGACTGGCCGCGATCACTTCAAGAATACGATAATGCTGGAAGCAATGCGAGTCCCATGAACTCTGCCACCTGCCACTCCCTTTCAACGCCCGGAAATCCATCGTCGGACGTGTCGTTGAAATTGTCTACTGGCGTTGGAGAGGAGCCAGGCTCCCGGGATGGCAATGCAGAGCCAGGGCAACTACATATGGATTGGGCTGCTGCTGGATGGGCAACAAATCATGTGACTTCCATGGGGGGTCCGCTAGCAGAAGCATTGAGATCTTCAACGTCCAAATCATCGCCAACGAGTGTTCTTCATCAACTGCCCCGTGCATCTGCCTCTCAGGCTAGCGTTGTTGGCACCTGA
- the LOC122279712 gene encoding growth-regulating factor 3-like isoform X1 encodes MPNTPKNEYLNRPNQKQLKHHLPSLSMDFHLKELRNQPELQKQPSATVPKPFLGHHQQQPRPSGSALPLFAPEHNSKISSLSTFPDSELGATRFPTPVIFFGSVFICLLGIGSYFSLAQWQELEQQALIFRYLVAGAAVPPELLQPIKKSLLHTPYFLHHSLQHYPHYQPTMLQSRYWGRAALDPEPGRCRRTDGKKWRCSREVVAGQKYCERHVHRGRNRSRKPVEIPTSITTTNSATAAFSGGETLKATTPIAALPLETVAGAIHFALSGPSPSSIDLLQLNPSFAGSKTDNKGLFEAQNEESADGRSDSHILRPFFDDWPRSLQEYDNAGSNASPMNSATCHSLSTPGNPSSDVSLKLSTGVGEEPGSRDGNAEPGQLHMDWAAAGWATNHVTSMGGPLAEALRSSTSKSSPTSVLHQLPRASASQASVVGT; translated from the exons ATGCCCAACACACCAAAAAACGAGTATTTAAACCGACCAAACCAGAAGCAGCTAAAACATCATCTCCCCTCTCTTTCCATGGACTTCCATCTGAAGGAACTGAGAAATCAGCCTGAGTTACAGAAACAACCTTCTGCAACGGTACCAAAACCCTTCCTTGGGCACCATCAACAACAGCCACGTCCATCTGGCTCTGCTCTCCCTTTGTTTGCACCCGAACACAACAGCAAAATCAGCTCCCTGTCAACATTTCCTGATTCAGAGTTAGGTGCAACCAGATTTCCCA CCCCTGTGATCTTTTTTGGGTCTGTTTTTATTTGTCTGCTAGGGATAGGTAGCTATTTTAGCTTGGCTCAGTGGCAGGAGCTTGAGCAGCAGGCTTTGATATTCAGGTACCTGGTGGCAGGTGCTGCTGTTCCTCCTGAACTTCTCCAGCCAATAAAGAAGAGCCTTCTTCATACTCCATATTTCCTGCATCACTCTCTTCAGCATTACCCACATTATCAGCCTACTA TGCTGCAATCACGGTACTGGGGAAGAGCAGCCCTGGATCCAGAGCCCGGGCGTTGCCGGAGAACGGACGGCAAAAAATGGCGGTGCTCGAGGGAAGTGGTGGCTGGTCAGAAGTACTGTGAGCGCCACGTGCATCGAGGCCGAAACCGTTCAAGAAAGCCTGTGGAAATCCCCACATCCATCACTACCACTAACTCTGCTACCGCAGCTTTTAGTGGTGGTGAGACTCTCAAAGCCACCACTCCCATTGCCGCTCTGCCCTTGGAAACGGTGGCTGGTGCAATCCATTTTGCACTTTCAGGACCATCCCCTTCCAGTATTGATCTCCTCCAGCTTAATCCAAG TTTCGCAGGGTCCAAAACTGATAACAAGGGCCTCTTTGAAGCCCAAAATGAGGAATCTGCAGATGGTAGATCTGATAGCCATATCCTGCGCCCTTTTTTCGATGACTGGCCGCGATCACTTCAAGAATACGATAATGCTGGAAGCAATGCGAGTCCCATGAACTCTGCCACCTGCCACTCCCTTTCAACGCCCGGAAATCCATCGTCGGACGTGTCGTTGAAATTGTCTACTGGCGTTGGAGAGGAGCCAGGCTCCCGGGATGGCAATGCAGAGCCAGGGCAACTACATATGGATTGGGCTGCTGCTGGATGGGCAACAAATCATGTGACTTCCATGGGGGGTCCGCTAGCAGAAGCATTGAGATCTTCAACGTCCAAATCATCGCCAACGAGTGTTCTTCATCAACTGCCCCGTGCATCTGCCTCTCAGGCTAGCGTTGTTGGCACCTGA